The following are from one region of the Prevotella communis genome:
- a CDS encoding IMP cyclohydrolase has translation MAEVKKIKTALISVFHKDGLDELLKKLNAEGVKFLSTGGTQKFIEEQGYPCQKVEDVTTYPSILGGRVKTLHPKVFGGILGRRDNEGDREQMAKYEIPEIDLVIVDLYPFEQTVASGASEADIIEKIDIGGISLIRAGAKNFKDVVIVPSKAEYSVLLDILNKKGAQTDIEDRKMFAARAFGVSSHYDTAIHGWFTANK, from the coding sequence ATGGCTGAAGTTAAAAAGATTAAGACTGCATTGATTTCCGTATTCCACAAAGATGGATTGGATGAGTTATTGAAGAAGTTGAACGCTGAAGGCGTTAAGTTCTTGTCTACTGGTGGTACCCAGAAGTTTATCGAGGAGCAGGGCTATCCCTGTCAGAAGGTGGAAGACGTGACCACTTACCCCTCTATCCTGGGCGGCCGTGTAAAGACCCTGCACCCAAAGGTATTCGGAGGTATCCTGGGACGCCGCGACAATGAGGGCGACCGTGAGCAGATGGCAAAGTACGAGATTCCAGAGATCGACCTTGTTATCGTTGACCTGTATCCTTTCGAGCAGACCGTAGCTAGCGGTGCCAGCGAGGCCGACATCATTGAGAAGATTGATATTGGCGGTATCTCACTGATCCGTGCCGGAGCCAAGAACTTCAAGGACGTCGTCATCGTACCCTCTAAGGCTGAATACAGTGTATTGCTCGATATCCTGAACAAGAAAGGCGCTCAGACTGACATCGAGGACCGCAAGATGTTTGCAGCCCGTGCATTCGGCGTGAGCAGTCACTACGACACAGCCATTCACGGTTGGTTTACAGCCAACAAATAA